From Apis cerana isolate GH-2021 linkage group LG10, AcerK_1.0, whole genome shotgun sequence, one genomic window encodes:
- the LOC108001149 gene encoding solute carrier family 22 member 21 isoform X1 has protein sequence MGSRMGSKMLDDEKDNMRLFCAQNDDESSTMNTKDGSRGGRKQEVDRFGYYQMIMFAIISLPLFLSAGFTLAYVFTAGEVKYRCTVPGCENSSNTQFNVPWMIDSVPDVSETSKCIRYVVQNHTGACTNETFSNVTKSCDSWIYDPSENTIQSEWDITCDTNRWKLTLVGTVNNIGQFVGLIFAGYISDRYGRRTILTLTTSLSGISGLIHSFSVNYWMFLAFEFIDATVAAGIYSAGFILGMEMAGVRGRVLASTIICCMFAVGEMLLGLIAMWLRSWRLILRMVYGPALLAILLPLLIPESVRWLLANGKQEKVESIYRKMARINGLQISEEAIGAFKDLNMVKTEKTEQIVMKNDEKKSPIMQILNSSVMLTRLLVCSFCWLTNTFVYYGLSLNSVAFAGDKYVNFILVAIVEIPAYFLTWFLTDYIGRKTTLSSSFLLSGAFCLAIQFVPTDSLSFLPLILYMGGKWCITMSFSTIYIYTAELFPTNLRHSLLGICSMTGRMGSILSPQTPLLAQFMPELPLILFGCMALSAGLLSLFFPETLGTKLPDTVWEAENIGKEQQKQELQDLPS, from the exons GGGGAAGGAAGCAGGAAGTGGATCGCTTCGGATACTATCAAATGATCATGTTCGCGATAATCAGCCTGCCTCTGTTCTTGTCAGCAGGATTCACGCTTGCCTACGTATTTACAGCCGGGGAAGTTAAATACAG GTGTACGGTGCCAGGATGCGAGAATTCATCGAACACGCAATTCAACGTGCCTTGGATGATTGATTCCGTCCCGGATGTATCCGAGACATCCAAATGCATCCGTTATGTCGTACAAAATCACACAGGGGCGTGCACAAACGAAACTTTCAGTAACGTTACCAAAAGTTGCGATTCGTGGATCTACGATCCATCCGAGAATACGATTCAAAGCGAG TGGGACATCACCTGTGACACCAATCGATGGAAACTCACTCTTGTGGGTACGGTAAATAACATCGGTCAATTCGTCGGGCTGATCTTCGCCGGCTACATATCAGACAG ATATGGAAGACGCACGATACTGACGCTCACCACATCCCTGAGCGGAATCAGCGGCCTGATACATTCCTTCTCCGTGAATTATTGGATGTTTCTCGCGTTCGAATTTATCGACGCGACTGTCGCGGCCGGTATCTACAGCGCTGGATTTATTTTAG GAATGGAGATGGCGGGGGTAAGAGGCAGAGTATTAGCCAGCACAATTATCTGCTGCATGTTCGCAGTCGGTGAGATGTTACTCGGATTGATAGCGATGTGGCTTAGATCATGGCGATTGATCCTTCGCATGGTGTACGGACCGGCATTGCTGGCCATCTTATTGCCGCTCCTTATCCCAGAATCAGTCAG GTGGCTATTGGCGAATGGGAAACAGGAAAAGGTGGAGagtatatatcgaaaaatggCGCGTATAAACGGGCTTCAAATCTCGGAAGAGGCGATCGGAGCGTTCAAAGATTTGAACATGGTGAAGACTGAAAAG aCGGAACAAATAGTgatgaaaaatgatgaaaagaaATCACCGATTATGCAAATATTGAATAGCTCAGTGATGCTCACTCGGCTGTTGGTGTGCTCGTTTTGCTGGTTGACGAATACTTTCGTCTATTATGGATTATCGTTAAACTCGGTGGCTTTCGCTGGTGACAAAtacgttaattttatattggtcGCCATTGTGGAAATCCCGGCTTACTTTTTGACCTGGTTTCTGACCGATTATATCGGCCGTAAAACTACTCTCTCCTCGTCTTTCTTGCTAAGCGGAGCTTTTTGCCTGGCTATACAATTCGTACCGACAG aTTCATTGAGTTTTCTACCATTGATTCTGTACATGGGCGGGAAATGGTGCATTACGATGTCCTTCTCGACGATTTACATTTATACAGCGGAACTGTTTCCCACAAACTTGAGACATTCCCTCCTTGGAATTTGCAGCATGACTGGCCGCATGGGGTCAATATTGTCACCGCAAACTCCTCTTTTG GCACAATTTATGCCCGAATTACCATTGATACTCTTTGGATGTATGGCGCTATCCGCGGGACTACTCTCTTTGTTCTTCCCGGAAACATTGGGGACGAAACTTCCGGATACGGTGTGGGAGGCAGAGAATATCGGTAAAGAGCAGCAGAAGCAGGAATTGCAGGATTTGCCGTCTTAA
- the LOC108001149 gene encoding solute carrier family 22 member 21 isoform X3, whose translation MAMTNTSLDDEKDNMRLFCAQNDDESSTMNTKDGSRGGRKQEVDRFGYYQMIMFAIISLPLFLSAGFTLAYVFTAGEVKYRCTVPGCENSSNTQFNVPWMIDSVPDVSETSKCIRYVVQNHTGACTNETFSNVTKSCDSWIYDPSENTIQSEWDITCDTNRWKLTLVGTVNNIGQFVGLIFAGYISDRYGRRTILTLTTSLSGISGLIHSFSVNYWMFLAFEFIDATVAAGIYSAGFILGMEMAGVRGRVLASTIICCMFAVGEMLLGLIAMWLRSWRLILRMVYGPALLAILLPLLIPESVRWLLANGKQEKVESIYRKMARINGLQISEEAIGAFKDLNMVKTEKTEQIVMKNDEKKSPIMQILNSSVMLTRLLVCSFCWLTNTFVYYGLSLNSVAFAGDKYVNFILVAIVEIPAYFLTWFLTDYIGRKTTLSSSFLLSGAFCLAIQFVPTDSLSFLPLILYMGGKWCITMSFSTIYIYTAELFPTNLRHSLLGICSMTGRMGSILSPQTPLLAQFMPELPLILFGCMALSAGLLSLFFPETLGTKLPDTVWEAENIGKEQQKQELQDLPS comes from the exons GGGGAAGGAAGCAGGAAGTGGATCGCTTCGGATACTATCAAATGATCATGTTCGCGATAATCAGCCTGCCTCTGTTCTTGTCAGCAGGATTCACGCTTGCCTACGTATTTACAGCCGGGGAAGTTAAATACAG GTGTACGGTGCCAGGATGCGAGAATTCATCGAACACGCAATTCAACGTGCCTTGGATGATTGATTCCGTCCCGGATGTATCCGAGACATCCAAATGCATCCGTTATGTCGTACAAAATCACACAGGGGCGTGCACAAACGAAACTTTCAGTAACGTTACCAAAAGTTGCGATTCGTGGATCTACGATCCATCCGAGAATACGATTCAAAGCGAG TGGGACATCACCTGTGACACCAATCGATGGAAACTCACTCTTGTGGGTACGGTAAATAACATCGGTCAATTCGTCGGGCTGATCTTCGCCGGCTACATATCAGACAG ATATGGAAGACGCACGATACTGACGCTCACCACATCCCTGAGCGGAATCAGCGGCCTGATACATTCCTTCTCCGTGAATTATTGGATGTTTCTCGCGTTCGAATTTATCGACGCGACTGTCGCGGCCGGTATCTACAGCGCTGGATTTATTTTAG GAATGGAGATGGCGGGGGTAAGAGGCAGAGTATTAGCCAGCACAATTATCTGCTGCATGTTCGCAGTCGGTGAGATGTTACTCGGATTGATAGCGATGTGGCTTAGATCATGGCGATTGATCCTTCGCATGGTGTACGGACCGGCATTGCTGGCCATCTTATTGCCGCTCCTTATCCCAGAATCAGTCAG GTGGCTATTGGCGAATGGGAAACAGGAAAAGGTGGAGagtatatatcgaaaaatggCGCGTATAAACGGGCTTCAAATCTCGGAAGAGGCGATCGGAGCGTTCAAAGATTTGAACATGGTGAAGACTGAAAAG aCGGAACAAATAGTgatgaaaaatgatgaaaagaaATCACCGATTATGCAAATATTGAATAGCTCAGTGATGCTCACTCGGCTGTTGGTGTGCTCGTTTTGCTGGTTGACGAATACTTTCGTCTATTATGGATTATCGTTAAACTCGGTGGCTTTCGCTGGTGACAAAtacgttaattttatattggtcGCCATTGTGGAAATCCCGGCTTACTTTTTGACCTGGTTTCTGACCGATTATATCGGCCGTAAAACTACTCTCTCCTCGTCTTTCTTGCTAAGCGGAGCTTTTTGCCTGGCTATACAATTCGTACCGACAG aTTCATTGAGTTTTCTACCATTGATTCTGTACATGGGCGGGAAATGGTGCATTACGATGTCCTTCTCGACGATTTACATTTATACAGCGGAACTGTTTCCCACAAACTTGAGACATTCCCTCCTTGGAATTTGCAGCATGACTGGCCGCATGGGGTCAATATTGTCACCGCAAACTCCTCTTTTG GCACAATTTATGCCCGAATTACCATTGATACTCTTTGGATGTATGGCGCTATCCGCGGGACTACTCTCTTTGTTCTTCCCGGAAACATTGGGGACGAAACTTCCGGATACGGTGTGGGAGGCAGAGAATATCGGTAAAGAGCAGCAGAAGCAGGAATTGCAGGATTTGCCGTCTTAA
- the LOC108001149 gene encoding solute carrier family 22 member 21 isoform X4, which produces MRLFCAQNDDESSTMNTKDGSRGGRKQEVDRFGYYQMIMFAIISLPLFLSAGFTLAYVFTAGEVKYRCTVPGCENSSNTQFNVPWMIDSVPDVSETSKCIRYVVQNHTGACTNETFSNVTKSCDSWIYDPSENTIQSEWDITCDTNRWKLTLVGTVNNIGQFVGLIFAGYISDRYGRRTILTLTTSLSGISGLIHSFSVNYWMFLAFEFIDATVAAGIYSAGFILGMEMAGVRGRVLASTIICCMFAVGEMLLGLIAMWLRSWRLILRMVYGPALLAILLPLLIPESVRWLLANGKQEKVESIYRKMARINGLQISEEAIGAFKDLNMVKTEKTEQIVMKNDEKKSPIMQILNSSVMLTRLLVCSFCWLTNTFVYYGLSLNSVAFAGDKYVNFILVAIVEIPAYFLTWFLTDYIGRKTTLSSSFLLSGAFCLAIQFVPTDSLSFLPLILYMGGKWCITMSFSTIYIYTAELFPTNLRHSLLGICSMTGRMGSILSPQTPLLAQFMPELPLILFGCMALSAGLLSLFFPETLGTKLPDTVWEAENIGKEQQKQELQDLPS; this is translated from the exons GGGGAAGGAAGCAGGAAGTGGATCGCTTCGGATACTATCAAATGATCATGTTCGCGATAATCAGCCTGCCTCTGTTCTTGTCAGCAGGATTCACGCTTGCCTACGTATTTACAGCCGGGGAAGTTAAATACAG GTGTACGGTGCCAGGATGCGAGAATTCATCGAACACGCAATTCAACGTGCCTTGGATGATTGATTCCGTCCCGGATGTATCCGAGACATCCAAATGCATCCGTTATGTCGTACAAAATCACACAGGGGCGTGCACAAACGAAACTTTCAGTAACGTTACCAAAAGTTGCGATTCGTGGATCTACGATCCATCCGAGAATACGATTCAAAGCGAG TGGGACATCACCTGTGACACCAATCGATGGAAACTCACTCTTGTGGGTACGGTAAATAACATCGGTCAATTCGTCGGGCTGATCTTCGCCGGCTACATATCAGACAG ATATGGAAGACGCACGATACTGACGCTCACCACATCCCTGAGCGGAATCAGCGGCCTGATACATTCCTTCTCCGTGAATTATTGGATGTTTCTCGCGTTCGAATTTATCGACGCGACTGTCGCGGCCGGTATCTACAGCGCTGGATTTATTTTAG GAATGGAGATGGCGGGGGTAAGAGGCAGAGTATTAGCCAGCACAATTATCTGCTGCATGTTCGCAGTCGGTGAGATGTTACTCGGATTGATAGCGATGTGGCTTAGATCATGGCGATTGATCCTTCGCATGGTGTACGGACCGGCATTGCTGGCCATCTTATTGCCGCTCCTTATCCCAGAATCAGTCAG GTGGCTATTGGCGAATGGGAAACAGGAAAAGGTGGAGagtatatatcgaaaaatggCGCGTATAAACGGGCTTCAAATCTCGGAAGAGGCGATCGGAGCGTTCAAAGATTTGAACATGGTGAAGACTGAAAAG aCGGAACAAATAGTgatgaaaaatgatgaaaagaaATCACCGATTATGCAAATATTGAATAGCTCAGTGATGCTCACTCGGCTGTTGGTGTGCTCGTTTTGCTGGTTGACGAATACTTTCGTCTATTATGGATTATCGTTAAACTCGGTGGCTTTCGCTGGTGACAAAtacgttaattttatattggtcGCCATTGTGGAAATCCCGGCTTACTTTTTGACCTGGTTTCTGACCGATTATATCGGCCGTAAAACTACTCTCTCCTCGTCTTTCTTGCTAAGCGGAGCTTTTTGCCTGGCTATACAATTCGTACCGACAG aTTCATTGAGTTTTCTACCATTGATTCTGTACATGGGCGGGAAATGGTGCATTACGATGTCCTTCTCGACGATTTACATTTATACAGCGGAACTGTTTCCCACAAACTTGAGACATTCCCTCCTTGGAATTTGCAGCATGACTGGCCGCATGGGGTCAATATTGTCACCGCAAACTCCTCTTTTG GCACAATTTATGCCCGAATTACCATTGATACTCTTTGGATGTATGGCGCTATCCGCGGGACTACTCTCTTTGTTCTTCCCGGAAACATTGGGGACGAAACTTCCGGATACGGTGTGGGAGGCAGAGAATATCGGTAAAGAGCAGCAGAAGCAGGAATTGCAGGATTTGCCGTCTTAA
- the LOC108001149 gene encoding solute carrier family 22 member 21 isoform X2 — MNQNAKKNWLDDEKDNMRLFCAQNDDESSTMNTKDGSRGGRKQEVDRFGYYQMIMFAIISLPLFLSAGFTLAYVFTAGEVKYRCTVPGCENSSNTQFNVPWMIDSVPDVSETSKCIRYVVQNHTGACTNETFSNVTKSCDSWIYDPSENTIQSEWDITCDTNRWKLTLVGTVNNIGQFVGLIFAGYISDRYGRRTILTLTTSLSGISGLIHSFSVNYWMFLAFEFIDATVAAGIYSAGFILGMEMAGVRGRVLASTIICCMFAVGEMLLGLIAMWLRSWRLILRMVYGPALLAILLPLLIPESVRWLLANGKQEKVESIYRKMARINGLQISEEAIGAFKDLNMVKTEKTEQIVMKNDEKKSPIMQILNSSVMLTRLLVCSFCWLTNTFVYYGLSLNSVAFAGDKYVNFILVAIVEIPAYFLTWFLTDYIGRKTTLSSSFLLSGAFCLAIQFVPTDSLSFLPLILYMGGKWCITMSFSTIYIYTAELFPTNLRHSLLGICSMTGRMGSILSPQTPLLAQFMPELPLILFGCMALSAGLLSLFFPETLGTKLPDTVWEAENIGKEQQKQELQDLPS; from the exons GGGGAAGGAAGCAGGAAGTGGATCGCTTCGGATACTATCAAATGATCATGTTCGCGATAATCAGCCTGCCTCTGTTCTTGTCAGCAGGATTCACGCTTGCCTACGTATTTACAGCCGGGGAAGTTAAATACAG GTGTACGGTGCCAGGATGCGAGAATTCATCGAACACGCAATTCAACGTGCCTTGGATGATTGATTCCGTCCCGGATGTATCCGAGACATCCAAATGCATCCGTTATGTCGTACAAAATCACACAGGGGCGTGCACAAACGAAACTTTCAGTAACGTTACCAAAAGTTGCGATTCGTGGATCTACGATCCATCCGAGAATACGATTCAAAGCGAG TGGGACATCACCTGTGACACCAATCGATGGAAACTCACTCTTGTGGGTACGGTAAATAACATCGGTCAATTCGTCGGGCTGATCTTCGCCGGCTACATATCAGACAG ATATGGAAGACGCACGATACTGACGCTCACCACATCCCTGAGCGGAATCAGCGGCCTGATACATTCCTTCTCCGTGAATTATTGGATGTTTCTCGCGTTCGAATTTATCGACGCGACTGTCGCGGCCGGTATCTACAGCGCTGGATTTATTTTAG GAATGGAGATGGCGGGGGTAAGAGGCAGAGTATTAGCCAGCACAATTATCTGCTGCATGTTCGCAGTCGGTGAGATGTTACTCGGATTGATAGCGATGTGGCTTAGATCATGGCGATTGATCCTTCGCATGGTGTACGGACCGGCATTGCTGGCCATCTTATTGCCGCTCCTTATCCCAGAATCAGTCAG GTGGCTATTGGCGAATGGGAAACAGGAAAAGGTGGAGagtatatatcgaaaaatggCGCGTATAAACGGGCTTCAAATCTCGGAAGAGGCGATCGGAGCGTTCAAAGATTTGAACATGGTGAAGACTGAAAAG aCGGAACAAATAGTgatgaaaaatgatgaaaagaaATCACCGATTATGCAAATATTGAATAGCTCAGTGATGCTCACTCGGCTGTTGGTGTGCTCGTTTTGCTGGTTGACGAATACTTTCGTCTATTATGGATTATCGTTAAACTCGGTGGCTTTCGCTGGTGACAAAtacgttaattttatattggtcGCCATTGTGGAAATCCCGGCTTACTTTTTGACCTGGTTTCTGACCGATTATATCGGCCGTAAAACTACTCTCTCCTCGTCTTTCTTGCTAAGCGGAGCTTTTTGCCTGGCTATACAATTCGTACCGACAG aTTCATTGAGTTTTCTACCATTGATTCTGTACATGGGCGGGAAATGGTGCATTACGATGTCCTTCTCGACGATTTACATTTATACAGCGGAACTGTTTCCCACAAACTTGAGACATTCCCTCCTTGGAATTTGCAGCATGACTGGCCGCATGGGGTCAATATTGTCACCGCAAACTCCTCTTTTG GCACAATTTATGCCCGAATTACCATTGATACTCTTTGGATGTATGGCGCTATCCGCGGGACTACTCTCTTTGTTCTTCCCGGAAACATTGGGGACGAAACTTCCGGATACGGTGTGGGAGGCAGAGAATATCGGTAAAGAGCAGCAGAAGCAGGAATTGCAGGATTTGCCGTCTTAA
- the LOC108001149 gene encoding solute carrier family 22 member 21 isoform X5, whose amino-acid sequence MGSRMGSKMCTVPGCENSSNTQFNVPWMIDSVPDVSETSKCIRYVVQNHTGACTNETFSNVTKSCDSWIYDPSENTIQSEWDITCDTNRWKLTLVGTVNNIGQFVGLIFAGYISDRYGRRTILTLTTSLSGISGLIHSFSVNYWMFLAFEFIDATVAAGIYSAGFILGMEMAGVRGRVLASTIICCMFAVGEMLLGLIAMWLRSWRLILRMVYGPALLAILLPLLIPESVRWLLANGKQEKVESIYRKMARINGLQISEEAIGAFKDLNMVKTEKTEQIVMKNDEKKSPIMQILNSSVMLTRLLVCSFCWLTNTFVYYGLSLNSVAFAGDKYVNFILVAIVEIPAYFLTWFLTDYIGRKTTLSSSFLLSGAFCLAIQFVPTDSLSFLPLILYMGGKWCITMSFSTIYIYTAELFPTNLRHSLLGICSMTGRMGSILSPQTPLLAQFMPELPLILFGCMALSAGLLSLFFPETLGTKLPDTVWEAENIGKEQQKQELQDLPS is encoded by the exons GTGTACGGTGCCAGGATGCGAGAATTCATCGAACACGCAATTCAACGTGCCTTGGATGATTGATTCCGTCCCGGATGTATCCGAGACATCCAAATGCATCCGTTATGTCGTACAAAATCACACAGGGGCGTGCACAAACGAAACTTTCAGTAACGTTACCAAAAGTTGCGATTCGTGGATCTACGATCCATCCGAGAATACGATTCAAAGCGAG TGGGACATCACCTGTGACACCAATCGATGGAAACTCACTCTTGTGGGTACGGTAAATAACATCGGTCAATTCGTCGGGCTGATCTTCGCCGGCTACATATCAGACAG ATATGGAAGACGCACGATACTGACGCTCACCACATCCCTGAGCGGAATCAGCGGCCTGATACATTCCTTCTCCGTGAATTATTGGATGTTTCTCGCGTTCGAATTTATCGACGCGACTGTCGCGGCCGGTATCTACAGCGCTGGATTTATTTTAG GAATGGAGATGGCGGGGGTAAGAGGCAGAGTATTAGCCAGCACAATTATCTGCTGCATGTTCGCAGTCGGTGAGATGTTACTCGGATTGATAGCGATGTGGCTTAGATCATGGCGATTGATCCTTCGCATGGTGTACGGACCGGCATTGCTGGCCATCTTATTGCCGCTCCTTATCCCAGAATCAGTCAG GTGGCTATTGGCGAATGGGAAACAGGAAAAGGTGGAGagtatatatcgaaaaatggCGCGTATAAACGGGCTTCAAATCTCGGAAGAGGCGATCGGAGCGTTCAAAGATTTGAACATGGTGAAGACTGAAAAG aCGGAACAAATAGTgatgaaaaatgatgaaaagaaATCACCGATTATGCAAATATTGAATAGCTCAGTGATGCTCACTCGGCTGTTGGTGTGCTCGTTTTGCTGGTTGACGAATACTTTCGTCTATTATGGATTATCGTTAAACTCGGTGGCTTTCGCTGGTGACAAAtacgttaattttatattggtcGCCATTGTGGAAATCCCGGCTTACTTTTTGACCTGGTTTCTGACCGATTATATCGGCCGTAAAACTACTCTCTCCTCGTCTTTCTTGCTAAGCGGAGCTTTTTGCCTGGCTATACAATTCGTACCGACAG aTTCATTGAGTTTTCTACCATTGATTCTGTACATGGGCGGGAAATGGTGCATTACGATGTCCTTCTCGACGATTTACATTTATACAGCGGAACTGTTTCCCACAAACTTGAGACATTCCCTCCTTGGAATTTGCAGCATGACTGGCCGCATGGGGTCAATATTGTCACCGCAAACTCCTCTTTTG GCACAATTTATGCCCGAATTACCATTGATACTCTTTGGATGTATGGCGCTATCCGCGGGACTACTCTCTTTGTTCTTCCCGGAAACATTGGGGACGAAACTTCCGGATACGGTGTGGGAGGCAGAGAATATCGGTAAAGAGCAGCAGAAGCAGGAATTGCAGGATTTGCCGTCTTAA